A region of Paenibacillus sp. JNUCC-31 DNA encodes the following proteins:
- a CDS encoding DUF4129 domain-containing protein, giving the protein MSDSKSSKESLILSILAVLLIGVYLYPFLTLTSLYTAGHLPYTLIGIFVVAGSLGQWVQHRLPVISEKNTFIRWGAALIMGLLISLIIALVLGLPLPDLLTAAVWGVISAYVGLNFQPVFRSILIWRLQIFGVLTAIVWSGAANSLEFMQPLQAYAGTVYAAGVISFAGWLVGQYSVQLDRAILNDGQRRIVLREFARANHQRLVWMLIVIAGIGAFPSLVAWLGPLRDRLLAWIRGLLGSSSNQDVPITPTAPNEPPLLPEGMEASGEPSVFWDILGWIVMGAVAVVVLWLILRLGQKAINKLMDRFKGMLQPGQKKIEPRTEYVDISETLEAPARTRKSWFRKKESLPSKDAERVRYYYRKWIDRAAARGVDIQSAHTPLEAAEAIVQHGVREDDQKLSAMLPDSYNAVRYGKKTPDDSEMSEIDRIWKSYRSK; this is encoded by the coding sequence ACGCTTACTTCACTGTATACAGCAGGACATTTGCCTTACACATTAATAGGTATCTTTGTTGTGGCTGGCTCGTTAGGTCAGTGGGTACAGCACAGATTACCAGTTATCAGCGAAAAAAACACATTTATTCGATGGGGCGCTGCGCTGATTATGGGACTGTTGATCTCATTGATTATCGCATTAGTATTGGGGCTTCCTTTACCTGATTTGCTGACAGCAGCGGTGTGGGGAGTGATTTCAGCCTATGTTGGATTGAATTTCCAACCTGTCTTCCGTTCCATTTTGATTTGGCGCTTGCAGATTTTTGGTGTGCTCACTGCGATTGTATGGAGTGGGGCGGCTAACAGCCTTGAATTCATGCAACCTCTTCAGGCGTATGCAGGAACCGTATATGCAGCGGGGGTCATCAGTTTTGCTGGTTGGTTGGTAGGTCAATACAGTGTACAGTTGGACCGGGCGATATTGAATGATGGTCAAAGAAGGATTGTGCTGCGTGAGTTTGCCCGGGCGAATCATCAGCGTTTGGTATGGATGCTGATTGTCATCGCAGGAATTGGCGCTTTCCCCAGTCTTGTTGCCTGGTTAGGTCCATTGCGTGACCGTCTCCTTGCCTGGATCAGAGGTTTACTGGGTTCGAGCTCCAATCAGGATGTTCCGATTACGCCCACAGCTCCCAATGAACCACCGTTGCTACCTGAAGGGATGGAGGCATCAGGGGAGCCCTCTGTTTTCTGGGATATCCTGGGTTGGATAGTTATGGGGGCTGTTGCAGTAGTTGTTCTGTGGCTTATCCTGCGGTTGGGGCAGAAGGCCATAAACAAACTTATGGATCGTTTCAAAGGGATGCTGCAACCCGGTCAGAAGAAGATAGAACCCCGTACAGAGTATGTGGATATCAGTGAAACGTTAGAGGCACCGGCGAGAACGCGGAAATCCTGGTTCCGCAAGAAGGAGTCGCTGCCTTCAAAGGATGCTGAACGTGTTCGATATTACTATCGGAAGTGGATCGACAGAGCTGCAGCCCGGGGAGTGGATATACAGAGTGCACATACGCCACTGGAGGCTGCGGAGGCCATTGTTCAGCATGGAGTCAGAGAAGATGATCAGAAGCTCTCTGCAATGCTGCCGGATAGTTATAATGCTGTTCGCTACGGGAAGAAAACCCCGGACGATTCCGAGATGAGTGAGATTGATCGGATATGGAAATCTTATCGAAGTAAATAA
- a CDS encoding aldolase catalytic domain-containing protein, whose amino-acid sequence MKTNHCKIVDCTIRDGGLVNNWDFSVDFVQQLYAGLNEAGVDYMEIGYKNSPKLLKGAEEAGPWRFLNDDFLRKVIPQKGNTKLSALVDVGRVDENDILPRSESMLDLIRVACYSKDVDKALALVQTFHDRGYETTLNIMALSNVMENELLEAFELIKESAVDVVYIVDSYGSLDHNDVKYLVEKFKTHLPNKRLGVHTHNNMQLAFSNTLIAAELGVELLDASVYGMGRAAGNCPTELLVAHLKGTKYNLRPVLGVLEQLMVPLREKEEWGYILPYMITGTLDEHPRSAMALRSSEDKDKVVDFFDKLTTPEVNFDK is encoded by the coding sequence ATGAAGACAAATCATTGCAAAATAGTAGATTGTACAATCCGTGATGGCGGGCTGGTAAATAATTGGGACTTTAGCGTGGACTTTGTTCAGCAGCTGTATGCTGGTTTGAATGAAGCCGGCGTTGATTATATGGAAATTGGATATAAAAATTCGCCGAAGCTCTTGAAGGGAGCGGAAGAGGCGGGACCATGGCGTTTTCTGAATGATGATTTCCTGCGCAAGGTTATTCCTCAGAAAGGAAACACCAAATTGTCTGCATTGGTTGATGTCGGTCGTGTAGATGAGAATGATATTCTGCCACGCAGCGAGAGCATGCTGGATCTGATCCGTGTAGCCTGTTACAGCAAAGATGTGGACAAGGCACTCGCTCTGGTTCAAACGTTCCATGACCGTGGGTATGAAACAACACTGAATATTATGGCACTGTCCAATGTAATGGAGAATGAACTGCTGGAAGCTTTTGAACTGATCAAGGAAAGTGCTGTGGATGTTGTATACATAGTGGACTCCTATGGTAGTCTGGATCATAATGACGTGAAATACCTGGTAGAGAAGTTCAAGACTCATTTGCCGAACAAACGTCTTGGTGTTCATACACACAATAACATGCAACTGGCATTCTCCAATACACTGATCGCGGCTGAGCTTGGTGTTGAACTGCTTGATGCTTCCGTATATGGAATGGGCCGTGCTGCCGGGAACTGTCCGACTGAACTGCTAGTTGCCCACTTGAAAGGCACGAAATACAATTTGCGTCCGGTGCTTGGTGTATTGGAGCAATTGATGGTCCCGCTCAGAGAAAAAGAAGAGTGGGGTTACATTCTGCCTTACATGATTACAGGTACGTTGGATGAGCATCCTCGTTCGGCAATGGCACTGCGTTCGTCAGAAGATAAAGATAAAGTTGTCGATTTTTTTGATAAACTGACAACACCAGAAGTGAATTTCGATAAATAA